The nucleotide sequence TCTTCAAAAGAAATGGCGGCAAATTTCCAAGTTTCTTGTGGAATTTTGGCTAAGATTGAAGCTAGTGTAAAAAGTTGATTATTATTTAAGTCGGTAGCAAGATGGCCATTCACATCCTTTTTAATTTGCAGGAGTTTGCCTCCATCGGTTAAAAAATTTAAATCTTTTAGTTTTTCTCCTAGGGCCAGAAGCACCTGTTGCTGATGTTTGATTCTAAAGAAATCTCCATTTTTAGCGTAACGACTGCGAACAAGAGATACTACCATGTTGCCATCTAAATAACGCCAGCCCGGCTCTAAATCAAAATAGCTGCCCGTACCAGTAGAATCTTTCAAATTTGGGTCAGTTACCCTTTCGCTAATATAAACATTTAGTCCGCTCAAGCCATTTACTATGGCTCGAACAGCCTCAACATCAAAAATAGCCGCATAGTCGATAGGCAAACCGGTAATAGTTTCTAATTCTGATTTAATAGTAGAAAAATCGGGATTGCCAAAGATATTGTTATTTTTTTCGTTAGCCTCCCAAAAAATGCTATTTACTTTAGTAGAAATTCCTTGGTGATTGGTAACTAACAAATCGCGAGGAATGGAAATAAGAGCTACTTTATTAGCTTTAGGGTCAATATGGGCTACCATCAGACTGTCAGTAAGATAGGCCCCATTATTGCCGGCGCCCGTAAAACCCATAATAGCAATATTAATAGGCCGAGATTCTATTTTTTGATCTATAGTTAAGCCTGAATTATTGGCATTTTCCAAAAAGGAGCCTAAAACAAGCAGGCTTTTAGTAGGTAGAAACGAGATTATAAGAAAAACCACTATAGCTACCCCTAAAATGGTTCCCATTATTTTAACCCATTTTTTCATCAGCGATTTATTATAACAAAAAAGCTAAAGAGCGGCAAATTTTAGGTTGCTTTTGCCCAATGTTTATGGTATATTGGCGGCAGAATAATTATCTAAATTTAGTCGAGCATGCTTAATTTTTGGCGCAATCTCAAAAGCTTTTTCTTAGAAACCCTGGAAGTAGTTTTAATTGCTTTGGCGATAGTTTTGCCTGTTCGTTATTTTATTATCCAACCCTTTATAGTATATGGGCAAAGCATGGAACCATCTTTTTTTGATAAAGATTATCTCGTCGTAGATGAATTATCCTTCCGCTTAAGACCCATTAAAAGGGGGGAGGTTATCATCTTTGAGGCCCCTGCCGATTTAACTGCAAACAACAATGTGGCTAATAAGGAAATTAATATAAAGGGTTTACTTTCCCTTTCTTTTGTAAGTGTCTCCAGGGTGGAAAGGAACAAATTTATAGATTTTTACCACAAGACAGGCTACTTGGTATCAGCCAAAGTGTATACAGCTTCCTCTACCTTTTTCATCAAAAGAGTTATTGGCCTGCCGGGGGAAAAAATTACGATTCAAAATAGCACGGTAAAAATTTATAATGCCGAACATCCAGAGGGTTTTATTTTAAATGAACCGTACCTCTCAAATTTGGTAAAAACTACCAGTGATATTAATGTCACCCTGCCTCCGCAACAATATTTTGTTATGGGTGATAATCGTATGAATTCTTATGATTCGCGTTCTTGGGGGAGTCTAAATGGGAAAGCAATTTTGGGGAGAGTTTGGCTAAGGGTTTGGCCATTAAGCCATGCTGCCGCCTTTGGCACCGACCCCTATAGTCTTTAGTTAAAATTGCAAATTAATCTATGCCTAAAACAACAAAAGAAATTAAACGCAATGTGCAAGCGCCAAAAGGGATGCATGACATTTTACCCAGGGATATTCCTTGGTGGCGCAAGTTCGAGACTGTAGCCAATGATTTAGCCGAAGCTTATGGCTTCAGAAAGATTATTACTCCCATAACGGAAGAGACGGATATTTTTTCTAGGGGGGTGGGGCTAGAAACTGATATTGTTAATAAAGAAATGTATTCCTTTAAAACAAAAGGCGGTGATTTTTTGACTTTGCGTCCAGAAGGAACGGCCGGAGTGGTAAGGGCTTATATAGAAAATAATATGTCTACTTGGCCTCAGCCGGTAAAGCTATATTATTGCGGTCCCATGTTTCGTCATGAAAATCCGCAGAAAGACCGTTATCGCCAATTTTTCCAGTTTGGACTAGAAGCTATCGGAGACCCTAGTCCAGTTATTGATGTTGAGATTATTTGGGTTAGCTATTTAATTTTTAATTCTTTGGGTTTTAAAGATATTAACTTTGAAATCAATAGTATTGGTTGCCCCGCTTGTCGGGCTGATTATTTGAAAATAATTAAGAGTTTTTATAAGACCAAGCAAAATAAGCTGTGTTCGGCGTGCAAAGAACGTTTTAAAACTAATCCCTTGCGGCTCTTGGATTGCAAAGAAGCAAAATGTCAAGAATTAAGACAGGGATTACCCTCTATGCTGGATTCTCTTTGCCCCGAATGTCATGACCATTTTCATCAGGTGCTAGATATGTTGGATTATTTGCAAGTGCCCTACACTCTGAACCCCTATCTAGTGAGGGGCCTAGATTATTACACCAAAACTGTTTTTGAAATAAAAACTATTTCTGGCGATAGCGCCATTTCTCTTGGCGGGGGAGGACGTTATGATGGGCTAGTAAAACTGCTAGGTGGCAGTAGCCAACCGGCAGTGGGGGTAGCCCTTGGAATTGACCGAATTATTTCCGTTTTTCAGGCCCTGCATGACAAAGAACCCAATATCAAGAAAAATAGAGTTTATCTGGTGCAAATAGGTGAGGCAGCTAAAAAAAGAGCTTTTCTTCTCACTGAAGATTTGAGAAAAAACGGTATTAGCGTGTATAGCTCCCTTAGCAAAGACAGCCTCAGAAACCAATTAAAAACTGCCGATAGAGAAAAGGTAAAATTAGCTCTAATCTTAGGGCAAGAAGAAGAACGGGAGGGCACGATTATCATTAGGGATATGGAAAGTGGGATTCAGGAGGTGGTAATGCAAGATAAATTAGTGCCTTCTATAAAGAAAAAACTTGCTTTAGAATAATTATTGCCAAAAACAGGGAAGATGAGTATACTGGTTTTATAGCTTTT is from Candidatus Paceibacterota bacterium and encodes:
- the hisS gene encoding histidine--tRNA ligase, yielding MPKTTKEIKRNVQAPKGMHDILPRDIPWWRKFETVANDLAEAYGFRKIITPITEETDIFSRGVGLETDIVNKEMYSFKTKGGDFLTLRPEGTAGVVRAYIENNMSTWPQPVKLYYCGPMFRHENPQKDRYRQFFQFGLEAIGDPSPVIDVEIIWVSYLIFNSLGFKDINFEINSIGCPACRADYLKIIKSFYKTKQNKLCSACKERFKTNPLRLLDCKEAKCQELRQGLPSMLDSLCPECHDHFHQVLDMLDYLQVPYTLNPYLVRGLDYYTKTVFEIKTISGDSAISLGGGGRYDGLVKLLGGSSQPAVGVALGIDRIISVFQALHDKEPNIKKNRVYLVQIGEAAKKRAFLLTEDLRKNGISVYSSLSKDSLRNQLKTADREKVKLALILGQEEEREGTIIIRDMESGIQEVVMQDKLVPSIKKKLALE
- the lepB gene encoding signal peptidase I, which produces MLNFWRNLKSFFLETLEVVLIALAIVLPVRYFIIQPFIVYGQSMEPSFFDKDYLVVDELSFRLRPIKRGEVIIFEAPADLTANNNVANKEINIKGLLSLSFVSVSRVERNKFIDFYHKTGYLVSAKVYTASSTFFIKRVIGLPGEKITIQNSTVKIYNAEHPEGFILNEPYLSNLVKTTSDINVTLPPQQYFVMGDNRMNSYDSRSWGSLNGKAILGRVWLRVWPLSHAAAFGTDPYSL
- a CDS encoding LCP family protein: MKKWVKIMGTILGVAIVVFLIISFLPTKSLLVLGSFLENANNSGLTIDQKIESRPINIAIMGFTGAGNNGAYLTDSLMVAHIDPKANKVALISIPRDLLVTNHQGISTKVNSIFWEANEKNNNIFGNPDFSTIKSELETITGLPIDYAAIFDVEAVRAIVNGLSGLNVYISERVTDPNLKDSTGTGSYFDLEPGWRYLDGNMVVSLVRSRYAKNGDFFRIKHQQQVLLALGEKLKDLNFLTDGGKLLQIKKDVNGHLATDLNNNQLFTLASILAKIPQETWKFAAISFEEPNPLLVSSTITTDTGYGYVLVPKAGINNYSAIQSYIAQIIN